The segment CGCTCCAGGGATGGGTGCGGGGGCACTTCGGGAGGTTTGGGGGTTTGAGGAAAGGAGCGGCCCCAAAAGGGTTCTGCCAGAGGGAGAAGTgtcccagcagcagcgctgTCCCGGCTCTGTCGCTGCTCACGGCCCCGCAGAGCAGGAACACTTCTCGGCGCCCCGCGGCCCATCCTCTGCTGTCACGGGGGGGAGCGAGGAGCAGAAAAGCTGAGCTCTcgcttttcttttcctttatattttcttttcttttccttccttttttttttccttttcctttcagattttctttcccctttctcctatttttctcccttttcttcccttccccttttttccccctttccctttacattttcttctcttttccttctcttcctttcccttcgtattttttttctcctttttctttcctttccccttttttctccctttccttgttttttccccccccttcaGAACCAAAGCCCGACCCCAGCGGAGCTCACGCTGCGGAGGAGCCGCGCTCGCACCCCCCGCGCTCGGGGACGGCCGGGGCAGTCCGGAGTCGTTCGCTGCGCCCCGACCGCAAATAACCGAGGGCTTTCCCATGCCGCTCGATAACATCGCTCTATCGCgtgtaaaatggaaaagatgtaTTTGCAATcacaacaatatttttaatgagctgCAAGCGACTTGTCTCAAAGTTAGCAGTGCAAACACAAAAGGCATCACTCTGTTTGCAGGAGACACAGCGAGCGCCGTATTTTGGCTCCGAACCTCTGTTTGTGTTCCGTTTACGACCCAGTGCATCGGGTTTGGATCCCAAACGAAAAAAAGGCGCGGGGCTCTCCGCCCGCAGCGCGGAGTTTTATTTTGATTCCTTCTCCCCCCGCTCCCGCCCTGGGCACTATAAACACTTCGGGTCGGGGCGATCTGCGCTGAGCGGGGAGCGATTCGTGCCGCAAATAACCGCGCTGTGCGTGTGTGTCTTGGAGGGGGGGGCGGGAGGTGGCACCGAGGGGGCACCCCGAGGGCAGCAGCGGGGGAAGCCTCGTCGGGAAGGGGTGCAGCATCCCGCAGGGAGTGCCCCCCCACACGGCGTCCCACCGCCCCTCGTAGCGCTATCCCGAGGATGGAGGCTGGGGGGGTCAGCTCCGAGCCGGGACCCCCCCCCAGGCCGGGACACGTCGGGGCCGGACTCACCGCGGGGCCCCGCAGAGCTGCCCCCACCCGCCCGTGGGAGCCCCCTCCTCCCGCTCCGGTGGTTGTTGGCATCTGTGttgttttggtgttgttttctCCGAAGAAACgcttcaagaagaaaaaaaaaataaaaaataaaaaataaaaaaatgctaagGAACGggttttattgatttttttttttttccaccacaaCATTCAGTTGATAACAATATAGGCTGTAAAAATAGGACCGATCcctaacagaaagcaaagggcGGGGGGNNNNNNNNNNNNNNNNNNNNNNNNNNNNNNNNNNNNNNNNNNNNNNNNNNNNNNNNNNNNNNNNNNNNNNNNNNNNNNNNNNNNNNNNNNNNNNNNNNNNNNNNNNNNNNNNNNNNNNNNNNNNNNNNNNNNNNNNNNNNNNNNNNNNNNNNNNNNNNNNNNNNNNNNNNNNNNNNNNNNNNNNNNNNNNNNNNNNNNNNNNNNNNNNNNNNNNNNNNNNNNNNNNNNNNNNNNNNNNNNNNNNNNNNNNNNNNNNNNNNNNNNNNNNNNNNNNNNNNNNNNNNNNNNNNNNNNNNNNNNNNNNNNNNNNNNNNNNNNNNNNNNNNNNNNNNNNNNNNNNNNNNNNNNNNNNNNNNNNNNNNNNNNNNNNNNNNNNNNNNNNNNNNNNNNNNNNNNNNNNNNNNNNNNNNNNNNNNNNNNNNNNNNNNNNNNNNNNNNNNNNNNNNNNNNNNNNNNNNNNNNNNNNNNNNNNNNNNNNNNNNNNNNNNNNNNNNNNNNNNNNNNNNNNNNNNNNNNNNNNNNNNNNNNNNNNNNNNNNNNNNNNNNNNNNNNNNNNNNNNNNNNNNNNNNNNNNNNNNNNNNNNNNNNNNNNNNNNNNNNNNNNNNNNNNNNNNNNNNNNNNNNNNNNNNNNNNNNNNNNNNNNNNNNNNNNNNNNNNNNNNNNNNNNNNNNNNNNNNNNNNNNNNNNNNNNNNNNNNNNNNNNNNNNNNNNNNNNNNNNNNNNNNNNNNNNNNNNNNNNNNNNNNNNNNNNNNNNNNNNNNNNNNNNNNNNNNNNNNNNNNNNNNNNNNNNNNNNNNNNNNNNNNNNNNNNNNNNNNNNNNNNNNNNNNNNNNNNNNNNNNNNNNNNNNNNNNNNNNNNNNNNNNNNNNNNNNNNNNNNNNNNNNNNNNNNNNNNNNNNNNNNNNNNNNNNNNNNNNNNNNNNNNNNNNNNNNNNNNNNNNNNNNNNNNNNNNNNNNNNNNNNNNNNNNNNNNNNNNNNNNNNNNNNNNNNNNNNNNNNNNNNNNNNNNNNNNNNNNNNNNNNNNNNNNNNNNNNNNNNNNNNNNNNNNNNNNNNNNNNNNNNNNNNNNNNNNNNNNNNNNNNNNNNNNNNNNNNNNNNNNNNNNNNNNNNNNNNNNNNNNNNNNNNNNNNNNNNNNNNNNNNNNNNNNNNNNNNNNNNNNNNNNNNNNNNNNNNNNNNNNNNNNNNNNatccccagtgccacccccgCGCCCCTCTCCCCGGCGCCGGCTGCAGGGCCGCAGCGCTACTTACGGGCGGCTCCGCGCCGTGCGCGCCTCTCCGCGCCGCTCCGCGCGGGGCTCAGACGGGCCGCAGGAGCGGTACGGAGGTGACCACGGGGTGGGAGTAATAAACGGGGTGAGGGAAGGTGAGCAGCGGCTGCGGGCCGGGaccgccgcctcccgccgcgCTGCTCTCCGCGCCCGAGTTCTCGTGGTAGAGGATGGGGACGCGCACGATGCGCTGCGCGGCCGCGTGGCTGAGGTTGGCCGCCTCCAGCTCGGCCGCCAGCTGCCGCTTCCACTTGTTGCGGCGGTTCTGGAACCAGATCTTCACCTGGGTCTCTGTGAGGTGCAGCGAGGCGGCCAGGCCGGCCCGCTCCGAGCTGCTCAGGTAGCGCTTCATGTCGAAGGTGGACTCGAGCTGGAAGACCTGGCTGCGGCTGAACACGGTGCGCGTCTTCTTCTTGCGGCACGGCTTCTTCTCGGGGCTCTCCTCCCGCTTCTTCCAGTCCTCCGCGCCGccctccttcttcccctcctccgAGTCGCTCTCCTCCAGCACGATCTCGGCGGGGCTCTTGGGGTCCCGCTCCTTCTGCTCCGCGTCCCCCCCCTGGAGCAGCGGCTCCGGGGAGTCTCTGTCGGTGCCCGAGGCGGGGGACGAGTCCCGCAGGAGGGATTTCTCCGCGGCTGAAcggggacagagggacacaaAGAGACACCTTCAGCCCTGCGCTGCCCCACGACGGGacgccgccgcccgcccgcggTGCCACCCCCGTCCCGTCGGGGATGGAGAGATGGAGGGACGGATGGGAGGACGGAAGGATGGAGGGACGGAcggagggaaggagggatggaggTTTGGTGGGAGCGGTACCTTCGGTGCGGGGCAGGTGGGCTCCGGCCGGCGTCAGCGCGTAGGGGTACCACCAGGTCTGGGCTCGCTCCAGGCAGTGCGCGCTCAGAGCGAAGCGCGGCGCCGGGATCTCGAAGCGGGGAAAGGAGAGATCTCCCACCTGCGAGAGGGCGAAGCCGGAGCCGTCCGCTTTGCCCGAAGGGGCGAACAGAGCCCTCGGCTGCTTGGGGGCCGCTTTGGGGGGGTCTCCGTTGAGCAGGTTCTTGATGTAGAAGGACTCCTTGggagggggcggcggcggcggggcgctGGGCGGCTCCTGCCCGGTCTCCGGCATCCTCCGCTGCCCGCCCGCTTCCTGCCCGCCGCGGGTGGCGGCTCCCGGCGGCGCGGGGGAGATTCGCGGCGGCGGCTCGGCGGGGGAGCGCGGCGGGCCCGGCCGGGGGCCCCTCGCATGGGGGGGCGGCAGCGCGGGGGGCCGAGGGGAGCCGAGCGGCACCGGGCGCTGCTGCGAGCAGGCGGAGGGAGAGCCGCGCTCCTcgctgccgccgccgctcgCCGCTGCGTCAACCCGGCGCCGGATGCTAATGATGAAATCAAAATGTCATCCAAGTTAAACGCGGGGAGCACACGGCGATTGGGCACGCACAATGGCAAATGGGATTAGGCGGGGAGGCAGCCGGGAGGAGAAGGCTCCGCGCAGCCCCTGCCCGCAGCGCCGCGGCCCCGGCCCCCCTGCGACGTGCGCTGCCGCGGCGGGAGGCTGCGAGCGCCCGCCCGTTCGTTATTGGCTCGGTGGAGTCCAATTAGGCAGCAAATGAGGACGGGGCTATTAGCACAAAGGGATCCCGGCTCCGCCGAGGCACCGCGGGAGGCGAATGGCacgggccgcgccgcgccgccacAAAAGCGGCCCtcgccccgccgcgccgccgcccNNNNNNNNNNNNNNNNNNNNNNNNNNNNNNNNNNNNNNNNNNNNNNNNNNNNNNNNNNNNNNNNNNNNNNNNNNNNNNNNNNNNNNNNNNNNNNNNNNNNNNNNNNNNNNNNNNNNNNNNNNNNNNNNNNNNNNNNNNNNNNNNNNNNNNNNNNNNNNNNNNNNNNNNNNNNNNNNNNNNNNNNNNNNNNNNNNNNNNNNNNNNNNNNNNNNNNNNNNNNNNNNNNNNNNNNNNNNNNNNNNNNNNNNNNNNNNNNNNNNNNNNNNNNNNNNNNNNNNNNNNNNNNNNNNNNNNNNNNNNNNNNNNNNNNNNNNNNNNNNNNNNNNNNNNNNNNNNNNNNNNNNNNNNNNNNNNNNNNNNNNNNNNNNNNNNNNNNNNNNNNNNNNNNNNNNNNNNNNNNNNNNNNNNNNNNNNNNNNNNNNNNNNNNNNNNNNNNNNNNNNNNNNNNNNNNNNNNNNNNNNNNNNNNNNNNNNNNNNNNNNNNNNNNNNNNNNNNNNNNNNNNNNNNNNNNNNNNNNNNNNNNNNNNNNNNNNNNNNNNNNNNNNNNNNNNNNNNNNNNNNNNNNNNNNNNNNNNNNNNNNNNNNNNNNNNNNNNNNNNNNNNNNNNNNNNNNNNNNNNNNNNNNNNNNNNNNNNNNNNNNNNNNNNNNNNNNNNNNNNNNNNNNNNNNNNNNNNNNNNNNNNNNNNNNNNNNNNNNNNNNNNNNNNNNNNNNNNNNNNNNNNNNNNNNNNNNNNNNNNNNNNNNNNNNNNNNNNNNNNNNNNNNNNNNNNNNNNNNNNNNNNNNNNNNNNNNNNNNNNNNNNNNNNNNaaggaaaggaaaggaaaggaaaggaaaggaaaggaaaggaaaggaaaggaaaggaaaggaaaggaaaggaaaggaaaggaaaggaaaggaaagaagaaaggaaggaaagaaaaaaagacagaaagaaagaaagaaggaaataaacaaaggaaatt is part of the Numida meleagris isolate 19003 breed g44 Domestic line chromosome 5, NumMel1.0, whole genome shotgun sequence genome and harbors:
- the HMX3 gene encoding homeobox protein HMX3 translates to MPETGQEPPSAPPPPPPPKESFYIKNLLNGDPPKAAPKQPRALFAPSGKADGSGFALSQVGDLSFPRFEIPAPRFALSAHCLERAQTWWYPYALTPAGAHLPRTEAAEKSLLRDSSPASGTDRDSPEPLLQGGDAEQKERDPKSPAEIVLEESDSEEGKKEGGAEDWKKREESPEKKPCRKKKTRTVFSRSQVFQLESTFDMKRYLSSSERAGLAASLHLTETQVKIWFQNRRNKWKRQLAAELEAANLSHAAAQRIVRVPILYHENSGAESSAAGGGGPGPQPLLTFPHPVYYSHPVVTSVPLLRPV